One Desulfovibrio fairfieldensis genomic window carries:
- a CDS encoding flagellar hook-basal body protein yields the protein MQDALFSGLFGALTTEHRMNFIANNLANVNTHGYKRDTLAFKDTMASYAHDEIREPLMNLRSDPLFPEPKNMARPRVAVSQIDFSQGSMQFTGDPLDVAINGENAFFRVTTPNGDYLTRNGHFLLSGDGTVMTPQGYPLQGTGGNVVIPAGTRNVLIGGDGQVIADGAVVNQIALINVDDPQNLEKLGHNLFRPREKVAVAEGDAYLAGARLEQGFAEAANVQVVTEMVNMIEVQRQFEAYQKVMQSSDSLDRAANEKIGRRQG from the coding sequence ATGCAAGACGCGTTGTTTAGCGGGCTGTTCGGCGCGCTGACCACAGAACACCGCATGAACTTCATCGCCAATAATTTGGCGAACGTGAATACCCACGGCTACAAGCGCGACACCCTGGCATTCAAGGATACCATGGCCTCCTACGCGCATGACGAAATCCGCGAGCCGCTGATGAATCTGCGTTCCGACCCCCTGTTTCCCGAGCCCAAGAACATGGCGCGCCCGCGCGTCGCCGTGTCCCAAATCGACTTTTCCCAGGGCTCCATGCAGTTCACCGGCGATCCGCTGGATGTGGCCATCAACGGCGAAAACGCCTTTTTCCGGGTAACCACGCCCAACGGGGATTATTTGACGCGCAACGGGCATTTTCTGTTGTCCGGCGACGGCACGGTGATGACCCCCCAGGGCTATCCGCTCCAGGGAACGGGCGGCAATGTCGTCATCCCGGCGGGCACGCGCAATGTGCTCATCGGCGGCGACGGCCAGGTCATTGCCGACGGCGCGGTGGTCAACCAGATCGCGCTGATCAACGTGGACGATCCGCAGAACCTGGAAAAACTGGGCCATAACCTTTTCCGCCCGCGCGAAAAAGTGGCTGTGGCCGAGGGCGACGCCTACCTGGCCGGTGCGCGGTTGGAGCAGGGCTTCGCCGAAGCGGCCAACGTGCAGGTGGTGACGGAAATGGTCAATATGATCGAGGTGCAGCGTCAGTTTGAGGCTTATCAAAAGGTGATGCAGTCCTCGGACAGCCTGGACCGTGCGGCCAATGAAAAAATAGGGCGCCGCCAGGGCTAG
- the flgG gene encoding flagellar basal-body rod protein FlgG, producing MMRSLYTGATGMVAQQLNIDVISNNLANVNTTGFKKSRAEFEDLMYQTMKIAGSITEGDNRLPVGIQVGMGVRPTAVHKFFTQGDFQNTGNALDVAVEGDGFFQVDVNGELMYTRAGSFKLNQDGTVVTANGYILQPEFAVPAETKNISISSTGHIAALDSEGQEIAGAEIPLYTFINPAGLDARGRNLYTPTEASGAETEGVPGTDNVGTLAQGFLEMSNVEVVDEMVNMIVGQRAYEVNSKAIQTSDSMLGMAVQLKRS from the coding sequence ATGATGCGTTCCCTGTATACCGGCGCCACGGGCATGGTGGCCCAGCAGCTCAACATCGACGTCATTTCCAACAACCTGGCCAACGTCAACACCACGGGCTTCAAAAAAAGCCGGGCCGAGTTTGAGGATCTGATGTACCAGACCATGAAGATCGCCGGGTCCATTACCGAAGGCGACAACCGGCTGCCCGTGGGCATCCAGGTGGGCATGGGCGTGCGGCCCACGGCCGTGCACAAGTTCTTCACCCAGGGCGACTTCCAGAATACGGGCAACGCCCTGGACGTGGCCGTTGAAGGCGACGGCTTTTTCCAGGTGGATGTGAACGGCGAACTGATGTACACCCGCGCCGGTTCCTTCAAGCTCAATCAGGACGGCACCGTGGTCACGGCCAACGGCTACATTCTGCAGCCGGAATTCGCCGTCCCGGCGGAAACCAAGAACATTTCCATTTCCTCCACCGGGCACATCGCGGCCTTGGACAGCGAGGGCCAGGAAATCGCGGGCGCGGAAATTCCTCTCTACACCTTCATCAATCCGGCGGGCCTGGACGCGCGCGGCCGCAACCTCTACACGCCCACCGAAGCCTCGGGCGCGGAAACCGAAGGCGTGCCCGGCACGGACAACGTGGGCACTCTGGCCCAGGGCTTTCTGGAAATGTCCAATGTGGAAGTGGTGGACGAGATGGTCAATATGATCGTGGGCCAGCGCGCTTACGAGGTCAACTCCAAGGCCATTCAGACTTCGGACTCCATGCTGGGCATGGCTGTGCAGCTCAAGCGCAGTTAG
- the flgA gene encoding flagellar basal body P-ring formation chaperone FlgA, which translates to MLTMQGISARKSAVAPVLAVVLALLCTLWPAPLRAWPQGGVPQAVWQDSERNNRRSPSQIKRQLRPPQVRAAQLPLADDAQDQRAAKTRGLIAANAAPLAAPPASGDQLPMLEQGEWRLKVAPAAVTNTDSVLLGDIAAPLGHMDPALWSDLKSRRLWPAPPEEGKPLQINRSRLSQALRQSLGNELAARCILPTSLVIQRGGLVFREDDLRSYVVKSLTPQLSAMPGEAELNEFRLPEYIFLAHSQQRVQLEPGKLTPGRVPLRFAVQEADGTVLRRVSGTVNLTLWITVPAASRPLGKGDALTPEAVTFMRINASQLRDLPWDGHGGPWQVTRSLITGEPILQSDLASQLMVRRGTILSLIYTRGNLRMTTQAEALADGEPGATIPVRNLQTKKQIYATVKDGSTVEIH; encoded by the coding sequence ATGCTTACCATGCAAGGGATTTCGGCGCGAAAATCGGCTGTTGCGCCGGTTCTGGCCGTGGTCCTGGCCTTGCTCTGCACCCTGTGGCCCGCGCCGTTGCGGGCCTGGCCCCAGGGCGGCGTGCCGCAGGCCGTCTGGCAGGACAGCGAGCGCAACAACCGCCGCTCGCCCTCGCAGATCAAGCGCCAGTTGCGTCCGCCGCAGGTGCGCGCCGCCCAGTTGCCTCTGGCCGACGATGCCCAGGACCAGCGCGCGGCCAAGACCCGCGGTCTCATCGCGGCCAATGCCGCGCCCCTGGCGGCGCCCCCGGCGTCCGGAGATCAGTTGCCCATGCTGGAACAGGGCGAGTGGCGGCTCAAGGTGGCCCCGGCGGCCGTGACCAATACCGACAGCGTGCTGCTGGGCGACATTGCCGCGCCCCTGGGGCATATGGACCCCGCGCTCTGGAGCGACCTTAAAAGCCGCCGGCTCTGGCCCGCGCCGCCGGAAGAGGGCAAACCCCTTCAGATCAACCGCTCCCGCCTCTCCCAGGCCCTGCGCCAGAGCCTGGGCAATGAGCTGGCCGCGCGCTGCATTCTGCCCACCTCGCTGGTGATCCAGCGCGGCGGCCTGGTGTTCAGGGAAGATGACCTGCGTTCCTATGTCGTCAAAAGCCTGACGCCGCAACTGTCCGCCATGCCCGGAGAGGCGGAACTGAACGAGTTTCGTCTGCCGGAATACATTTTCCTGGCACACAGTCAGCAGCGCGTCCAGCTGGAGCCCGGCAAGCTCACGCCGGGCCGCGTGCCTCTGCGCTTCGCCGTGCAGGAGGCGGACGGCACGGTGCTGCGGCGGGTGTCCGGCACGGTCAACCTGACCCTCTGGATCACCGTGCCCGCGGCTTCCCGGCCTTTAGGCAAAGGCGACGCGCTGACGCCCGAAGCCGTGACCTTCATGCGCATCAACGCCAGCCAGCTGCGCGATCTGCCCTGGGACGGCCACGGCGGCCCCTGGCAGGTGACGCGTTCCCTGATCACGGGCGAGCCCATCCTGCAGAGCGATCTTGCCAGCCAGCTTATGGTCCGGCGCGGCACGATACTGAGCTTGATTTACACGCGCGGCAATCTGCGCATGACCACCCAGGCGGAAGCCCTGGCGGACGGCGAACCCGGCGCCACGATTCCGGTGCGGAATTTGCAAACCAAAAAGCAGATCTACGCCACCGTCAAAGACGGCAGCACAGTGGAGATACATTAG
- a CDS encoding flagellar basal body L-ring protein FlgH, translated as MKTQLIVPVLGLAFLLCAACGGGAHKRPALQHPVTPPQEYRQETSGPNNPGSLFAASEEDTLFADSRARRVGDIVVVKLVENTKAQNKAETTANKDGSNDYQVAAMFGKSKTGFVPLVGIGPQARVGTPVLNTSSVSDLSATGKTKRENYVTTSMAARVLRVLPGGLLQIEGAREIRVNEETEYMVVRGMIRAKDVDAENSVYSTQIADASIEYYGRGVLADKQKPGWFTRLMDNIWPF; from the coding sequence ATGAAGACACAACTGATCGTCCCGGTCCTGGGGCTGGCTTTTCTGCTCTGCGCGGCCTGCGGAGGCGGCGCGCACAAGCGCCCGGCCCTGCAGCATCCGGTCACGCCGCCGCAGGAATACCGCCAGGAAACCAGCGGCCCGAACAATCCCGGCTCGCTCTTCGCCGCCAGCGAGGAGGACACCCTCTTTGCCGACAGCCGCGCCCGGCGCGTGGGCGACATCGTGGTGGTCAAATTGGTGGAAAACACCAAGGCCCAGAACAAGGCCGAAACCACGGCCAACAAGGACGGCTCTAACGACTACCAGGTCGCCGCCATGTTCGGCAAAAGCAAGACCGGCTTTGTGCCCCTGGTGGGCATCGGCCCGCAGGCCCGCGTGGGCACGCCGGTGCTGAACACCTCGTCGGTCAGCGATCTTTCGGCCACGGGCAAGACCAAGCGTGAAAATTACGTGACCACCTCCATGGCGGCCCGTGTCCTGCGCGTGCTGCCCGGCGGCCTGCTGCAGATCGAGGGCGCGCGCGAGATCCGGGTCAACGAGGAAACCGAGTACATGGTGGTGCGCGGCATGATCCGCGCCAAGGACGTGGATGCGGAAAACAGCGTCTATTCCACCCAGATCGCGGATGCGAGCATTGAATACTACGGACGCGGCGTGCTGGCCGACAAGCAGAAGCCGGGCTGGTTTACACGGCTGATGGATAATATTTGGCCCTTCTGA
- a CDS encoding TOBE domain-containing protein, with protein MKTSARNVFHGKVVAVRSGAVNDEVELSVEGGQTIVASITQASTEKLGLKPGVEAMALIKASFVLLMNDAEDYLLSTRNQFNGTVAKVTPGAVNAEVLVDLPGGAGITSIVTMGSVDKLQLAPGKKVTAIVKAMHVILAVSK; from the coding sequence ATGAAAACCAGCGCAAGAAATGTTTTTCACGGCAAAGTTGTTGCGGTCCGTTCCGGCGCGGTCAATGATGAAGTGGAACTGAGCGTCGAGGGCGGCCAAACCATTGTGGCTTCCATCACCCAGGCCAGCACCGAAAAGCTGGGCCTCAAGCCCGGCGTGGAAGCCATGGCCCTGATCAAGGCCAGCTTTGTCCTGCTGATGAACGACGCCGAGGACTATCTGCTCTCCACCCGCAACCAGTTCAACGGCACGGTGGCCAAGGTCACTCCCGGCGCGGTCAATGCCGAAGTGCTGGTGGACCTGCCCGGCGGCGCGGGCATCACCTCCATCGTGACCATGGGCAGCGTGGACAAGCTCCAGCTGGCTCCGGGCAAAAAAGTCACGGCCATCGTCAAGGCCATGCACGTCATCCTGGCCGTGTCCAAGTAA
- a CDS encoding nitroreductase family protein, with amino-acid sequence MNILECIRTRRSIRTYTDRHIEEETLRELLTLGVKAATGSNEQPWGFAVIQDREEIRFLSETARAWLLENLDAYPYFEQYREWLDKPSYSVFNHADTLLLIYGDTASHWYVYDCTLCAANIMLAAHSMGIGSCWLGFGEHVLDTPEFKRAHNVPGSYSLVCPMSLGYSKGKLPPSERRDPLVFSWQKA; translated from the coding sequence ATGAACATTCTGGAATGCATCAGAACACGACGCAGCATACGCACATATACGGACAGGCACATTGAGGAGGAGACCCTGCGCGAACTTCTGACGCTGGGCGTCAAGGCGGCCACGGGCTCCAACGAGCAGCCCTGGGGTTTCGCGGTCATTCAGGACAGGGAGGAAATCCGCTTCCTTTCCGAAACGGCCAGGGCCTGGCTCCTGGAAAATCTCGACGCCTACCCCTATTTTGAGCAATACAGGGAGTGGCTGGACAAACCTTCCTACAGCGTGTTCAACCATGCCGACACCTTGTTGCTTATTTACGGCGATACGGCGTCCCACTGGTATGTCTACGACTGCACTCTGTGCGCGGCCAATATTATGCTTGCCGCGCACAGCATGGGCATCGGTTCCTGCTGGCTGGGCTTCGGCGAGCATGTTCTGGATACGCCCGAATTCAAGCGGGCTCACAATGTACCGGGGTCCTACTCCCTGGTCTGTCCCATGAGTCTGGGCTACAGCAAAGGAAAGCTGCCGCCGTCGGAGCGGAGAGACCCCCTGGTATTTTCCTGGCAAAAGGCCTGA
- a CDS encoding CGGC domain-containing protein — MKVGIIRCQQTEDYCPGTTDFVTAAKGKGSFEALGACEVVGFISCGGCPGKRAVLRAQMLRDRGAEAVALASCITTGNPIGFPCPNRDMMLAAIRRKLGDDFPVLEYTH; from the coding sequence ATGAAAGTCGGCATTATTCGTTGCCAGCAGACAGAGGATTACTGCCCCGGAACCACGGACTTCGTCACGGCCGCCAAAGGCAAGGGCTCGTTTGAAGCTCTGGGGGCCTGCGAGGTGGTGGGCTTCATTTCCTGCGGGGGCTGTCCCGGCAAGCGCGCCGTGCTGCGTGCCCAGATGCTCCGCGACCGGGGCGCCGAGGCCGTGGCCCTGGCCTCCTGTATCACCACGGGCAACCCCATCGGCTTTCCCTGTCCCAACCGGGACATGATGTTGGCGGCCATCCGCCGCAAACTGGGAGACGATTTCCCGGTGTTGGAATACACCCATTAG
- a CDS encoding molybdopterin biosynthesis protein, which translates to MSFKRNVYLKTLSLPEAVGKVLDALARSTVRGDVPAPAPGKTLCPAQEAVGRVLYEAVHARYSSPTCHAAAMDGYAVRAADTFAAREGEPVLLREGESCFAVNTGHPLPADCDAVIMIEHVAVDGKGGVSIEAPAFPWQHVRRIGEDIVATELLFPRNHQIRPCDVGALLSGGIWEVPVWERVLVRIIPTGDEVLDFEQRPDPGRGQVVESNSQVLAALARELGCRVERVKPVPDQPEQLRAALRDSLDAGAHVVIFCAGSSAGSKDYTRSILESEGEILVHGIAAMPGKPSLAAICRGRPVFGAPGYPVSSLICFEELITPAICLLAHRPLPARPEIEVELTRSLPSRLGLEEFVHLAVGRVGEKAVGIPLNRGAGNISTVTRAQAVMRIPAEAEGAAEGSLVRARLSVPPARLYDNLICVGSHDNVLDLLADELMGLPHAFRLISAHVGSMGGITALKKNACHIAGMHLLEEDTGDFNFAFLHKYYPAGRIILLNLAIRQQGLIVPAGNPKGIQGVEDLKGRGLRYINRQRGAGTRILFDWHLRRAGLKPADVDGYAKEESTHMAVAVNVLTGAADCGMGIFAAARALGLDFVPLARERYDLAVPERFWEDPRILAVRDMLLTDAFKTRLENLGGYETRLTGRIMRPGVRLGE; encoded by the coding sequence ATGTCTTTCAAACGCAACGTCTATCTGAAAACCCTGTCCCTGCCCGAGGCAGTGGGCAAAGTGCTGGACGCCCTGGCCCGATCCACAGTGCGGGGTGACGTGCCCGCGCCCGCGCCGGGCAAAACGCTCTGCCCGGCCCAGGAGGCCGTGGGCCGGGTGCTGTACGAGGCCGTGCACGCCCGTTATTCCTCGCCCACCTGCCATGCGGCGGCCATGGACGGCTACGCCGTACGCGCGGCGGACACCTTTGCGGCGCGCGAGGGCGAGCCCGTGCTGTTGCGCGAGGGCGAAAGCTGTTTCGCGGTCAATACCGGCCATCCCCTGCCCGCGGACTGCGACGCCGTGATCATGATCGAGCACGTGGCCGTGGACGGCAAGGGCGGCGTGAGCATCGAGGCCCCGGCCTTTCCCTGGCAGCATGTGCGGCGCATCGGCGAGGACATTGTGGCCACGGAACTGCTCTTCCCGCGCAACCACCAGATCCGGCCCTGCGACGTGGGGGCCCTGCTCTCCGGCGGCATCTGGGAGGTGCCGGTATGGGAGCGGGTGCTGGTGCGCATCATCCCCACCGGCGACGAGGTGCTGGACTTCGAGCAGCGGCCCGATCCGGGCCGGGGGCAGGTGGTGGAATCCAACTCCCAGGTGCTGGCGGCCCTGGCCCGCGAGCTGGGCTGCCGGGTGGAGCGCGTCAAACCCGTGCCGGACCAGCCTGAGCAATTGCGCGCGGCCCTGCGGGACAGCCTGGACGCGGGCGCGCATGTGGTCATCTTCTGCGCCGGTTCCTCGGCGGGCAGCAAGGACTACACCCGCTCGATCCTGGAAAGCGAAGGGGAAATTCTGGTCCACGGCATCGCGGCCATGCCCGGCAAGCCCTCGCTGGCGGCCATCTGCCGGGGGCGGCCCGTGTTCGGCGCGCCGGGCTATCCGGTGAGCAGCCTGATCTGCTTTGAGGAACTGATCACCCCGGCCATCTGCCTGCTGGCCCATCGGCCCCTGCCCGCGCGGCCCGAAATCGAAGTGGAGCTGACCCGCAGCCTGCCTTCGCGCCTGGGCCTGGAGGAATTCGTGCATCTGGCCGTGGGCCGGGTGGGGGAAAAGGCCGTGGGCATCCCGCTCAACCGGGGCGCGGGCAACATCAGCACCGTGACGCGCGCCCAGGCGGTCATGCGCATCCCGGCCGAGGCCGAGGGCGCGGCCGAAGGCAGCCTGGTGCGGGCACGGCTTTCCGTGCCGCCCGCCCGGCTCTATGACAATCTGATCTGCGTGGGCAGCCACGACAACGTGCTGGACCTCCTGGCCGATGAACTCATGGGCCTGCCGCACGCCTTCCGCCTGATTTCCGCGCACGTGGGCAGCATGGGCGGCATCACGGCCCTGAAAAAGAATGCCTGCCATATTGCGGGCATGCATCTGCTGGAAGAAGACACCGGCGACTTCAATTTCGCCTTTCTGCACAAATATTATCCCGCAGGCAGAATCATCCTGCTCAATCTGGCCATCCGTCAGCAGGGCCTGATCGTCCCGGCGGGCAACCCCAAAGGCATTCAGGGCGTGGAGGATCTCAAGGGCCGGGGCCTGCGCTACATCAACCGCCAGCGCGGCGCGGGCACGCGCATTCTCTTTGACTGGCATCTGCGGCGCGCGGGCCTCAAACCGGCCGACGTGGACGGCTACGCCAAGGAGGAAAGCACCCATATGGCCGTGGCCGTCAACGTGCTGACCGGCGCGGCGGACTGCGGCATGGGTATTTTCGCGGCGGCGCGGGCTTTGGGCCTGGATTTCGTGCCCCTGGCGCGCGAGCGCTATGATCTGGCTGTTCCCGAACGCTTCTGGGAAGACCCGCGCATTCTGGCCGTGCGCGACATGCTGCTGACCGATGCCTTCAAAACCCGCCTGGAAAATCTGGGCGGCTATGAAACCCGGCTCACCGGCCGGATCATGCGGCCCGGCGTCCGATTGGGGGAATAG